From Hippea alviniae EP5-r, the proteins below share one genomic window:
- a CDS encoding site-2 protease family protein yields MINPQIFLMVIPFLTAVVFHEVSHGYVAYKLGDNTAKFAGRLTLNPIAHIDLFGTIILPLILIITHSPILFGWAKPVPVNFFALRNPKRDSAIVAAAGPSANIILAILFAAIYKIAVFLPIPPAIAQPLILTGIYGVQLNLLFAFFNLIPILPLDGGRILAAFLPPKWAYNFEKIEPYGIYIVIGLLFLGVFDFIFYAIVNPLANLLL; encoded by the coding sequence ATGATCAACCCGCAGATTTTTTTGATGGTCATACCATTTTTGACGGCTGTTGTGTTTCATGAAGTAAGTCATGGTTATGTAGCATATAAACTCGGCGATAATACGGCAAAGTTCGCCGGAAGATTAACCCTAAACCCAATTGCACACATAGACCTATTCGGCACAATTATCCTGCCACTGATTTTAATCATAACACACTCACCAATTCTATTTGGCTGGGCAAAGCCTGTGCCTGTAAACTTCTTTGCTTTGAGAAACCCAAAAAGAGACTCAGCCATTGTTGCAGCAGCAGGCCCTTCTGCAAATATAATCCTTGCAATTCTGTTTGCTGCTATATACAAAATAGCGGTATTCTTGCCCATCCCACCAGCAATAGCGCAACCACTCATACTTACAGGCATATACGGTGTTCAACTCAATTTACTATTTGCATTCTTTAACTTGATACCTATTCTGCCGCTTGACGGTGGTAGGATATTGGCAGCCTTTTTGCCGCCAAAATGGGCTTACAATTTTGAAAAGATAGAGCCATACGGCATCTATATAGTTATTGGACTTCTGTTTCTTGGCGTGTTTGATTTCATCTTTTATGCAATCGTAAACCCTTTAGCTAACCTTCTCTTGTGA
- the ychF gene encoding redox-regulated ATPase YchF has translation MGFKCGIVGLPNVGKSTTFNALSKGNAESSNFPFCTIDPNVGIAEVKDERLYKLAKLVKPKKITPPVVEFVDIAGLVKGASQGAGLGNKFLSHIRDVQVIVHVVRCFDDEDIVHSLGEVDPKRDIEIIDTELMLADLQTLENRENKTVKIAKSGDKKAKEELEILKRFKNLLEEGKPLRNVKLTDKEKELIKELRLLSAKPVIYVANVSEEEINGNEYSRVVEEIAKNENAPVIVLSSKIEEEISRLNDDEKKEFMEMLGLKESGLDRLAKVGYKMLGLITFFTAGEKEVRGWTIKEGTTAKEAAGTIHSDIERGFIRAEIIKYEDYIKAGGEKQAKEQGLMHLEGKDYIMQDGDVVYFRFNV, from the coding sequence ATGGGATTCAAGTGTGGAATAGTTGGACTACCAAATGTTGGTAAATCAACAACATTCAATGCATTAAGCAAAGGAAATGCCGAAAGCTCAAACTTTCCATTCTGCACAATAGACCCAAATGTTGGCATAGCAGAAGTAAAGGATGAGCGTTTATACAAACTTGCAAAGCTTGTAAAACCAAAAAAGATAACACCACCTGTTGTTGAGTTTGTTGATATAGCAGGCCTTGTTAAAGGTGCAAGTCAGGGTGCAGGGCTTGGCAATAAATTTCTATCGCACATAAGGGATGTTCAGGTGATTGTTCATGTCGTCAGATGCTTTGACGATGAAGATATCGTTCACTCGCTCGGTGAAGTTGACCCAAAAAGGGATATAGAGATAATTGACACAGAATTGATGCTTGCAGATTTGCAAACCTTAGAAAATAGAGAAAACAAAACAGTCAAAATTGCAAAAAGTGGCGACAAAAAAGCAAAAGAAGAGCTTGAAATTTTAAAAAGATTTAAAAACCTGCTTGAAGAAGGCAAGCCGCTGAGAAATGTTAAGCTAACAGATAAAGAGAAAGAGTTGATAAAAGAGTTAAGACTTTTAAGCGCAAAACCCGTGATTTATGTTGCCAATGTCTCAGAAGAAGAGATAAACGGCAACGAGTATTCAAGAGTTGTTGAAGAGATAGCAAAAAACGAGAATGCTCCCGTCATTGTTCTCTCAAGCAAGATAGAAGAAGAGATAAGCAGGCTAAACGATGATGAGAAAAAAGAGTTTATGGAGATGTTGGGACTTAAAGAGTCTGGCCTTGATAGACTTGCAAAGGTTGGATATAAGATGCTGGGCTTAATAACATTCTTCACAGCAGGAGAAAAGGAAGTTCGTGGCTGGACAATAAAAGAAGGCACAACGGCAAAAGAAGCAGCTGGCACAATTCATTCAGATATTGAGCGTGGCTTTATTAGGGCAGAAATCATAAAATACGAAGACTATATCAAAGCCGGTGGTGAGAAGCAGGCAAAGGAACAAGGACTAATGCACCTTGAAGGTAAGGATTATATCATGCAGGATGGAGATGTGGTCTATTTCAGGTTTAATGTATGA
- a CDS encoding menaquinone biosynthesis decarboxylase, translating into MVFENLHEYIDALKKRKELIVIKEKVDPIYEMGYIADRLVKSEGPAVLFKNPIGSKIPVAMNLFGTRKRTEFALNVESLDDLSKRVEELVNAEVPYNFWDKLRNIMKLKEFSKFIPQIVKNAPSQEVIIDDVDLSILPVLKTWPEDGGRFITLPLVFTKNPITGKQNCGMYRMQIFGKDTTGMHWHIHKDGAHHYRWYKQKNKKMPVCVAIGADPITIYTATAPLPEDIDEMLFASFLRRKPVKLTKATLSDILVPAEAEIILEGYVDPNEPLHLEGPFGDHTGYYSLADYYPVFHVQRITMRKDAIYPATIVGKPPMEDCFLGKATERLFLPIIKKILPEIVDINLPVEGIFHNFAFVSIDKQFPGHAFKVINALWGLGMMSLTKIIVIFDKHVNVQDLSEVIWRLGNNIDPQRDIIFTKGPLDVLEHASNLPFFGSKMGIDATKKWKGEGFERDWPDDIEMKRDVIEKMEKLLKKYIHR; encoded by the coding sequence ATGGTTTTTGAAAATTTACATGAATACATTGATGCATTAAAGAAGAGAAAAGAATTGATTGTTATCAAAGAGAAGGTTGACCCTATTTATGAGATGGGATATATCGCAGATAGGCTTGTGAAGTCTGAAGGCCCTGCCGTTCTGTTTAAAAACCCGATAGGTTCAAAGATACCTGTTGCAATGAATCTGTTTGGCACAAGAAAAAGAACTGAGTTTGCCCTAAATGTTGAAAGTTTAGACGATTTAAGCAAAAGGGTTGAAGAGCTTGTAAATGCCGAAGTGCCTTACAACTTTTGGGACAAGCTAAGAAACATAATGAAACTAAAAGAGTTTAGCAAGTTTATACCACAGATAGTAAAAAACGCACCATCTCAGGAAGTAATAATAGACGATGTTGACCTAAGCATACTGCCTGTTTTAAAAACCTGGCCAGAAGATGGCGGAAGATTTATAACTCTGCCGCTTGTATTCACGAAAAATCCAATAACAGGCAAACAGAACTGCGGCATGTATAGAATGCAGATATTTGGCAAGGATACAACAGGAATGCACTGGCATATACATAAAGATGGCGCTCATCATTACAGGTGGTATAAACAAAAGAACAAAAAGATGCCGGTTTGTGTAGCTATAGGCGCAGATCCGATAACGATTTACACTGCAACGGCTCCGCTGCCTGAAGACATAGATGAAATGCTATTTGCATCCTTCTTAAGAAGAAAACCTGTAAAACTTACAAAGGCAACCCTGTCTGATATCTTGGTGCCGGCTGAAGCTGAGATAATTTTAGAAGGCTATGTTGACCCAAACGAGCCACTTCATTTAGAAGGGCCTTTTGGCGACCATACAGGATATTACTCTTTGGCTGACTATTATCCTGTCTTTCATGTTCAGCGTATAACAATGAGAAAAGATGCAATCTATCCTGCAACAATTGTGGGCAAACCACCTATGGAAGACTGCTTCTTAGGAAAAGCAACAGAGAGACTGTTTTTGCCGATAATAAAAAAGATATTACCCGAAATTGTTGACATAAACTTGCCCGTTGAAGGTATATTTCATAACTTTGCCTTCGTTTCCATAGATAAACAATTTCCCGGACATGCCTTCAAAGTGATAAACGCACTCTGGGGGCTTGGCATGATGAGTCTAACCAAAATCATTGTTATCTTTGATAAACATGTGAATGTTCAGGATTTAAGTGAAGTTATTTGGCGATTAGGCAACAACATAGATCCGCAAAGAGACATAATCTTCACAAAAGGCCCATTAGATGTGCTTGAGCATGCTTCAAACCTGCCGTTCTTCGGCTCAAAAATGGGTATAGACGCAACAAAAAAGTGGAAGGGTGAAGGGTTTGAAAGAGATTGGCCAGATGATATAGAGATGAAAAGAGATGTAATAGAGAAAATGGAAAAGCTGCTTAAGAAGTATATACACAGATAA
- a CDS encoding nitroreductase, with protein MNISEAIKQRFSTRAYLNKPVSKDVIYKILDIVRFSPSGHNIQPWEVAVVMGKKKEELAEKLSKAVIDRQERRFDYEHYTKNLPPKLKERHNTCNRLIFEHKNIDPKKDKEKLLEHILQNFKFFDAPVELILMTYKGIGAAALLDIGIFAQSIMLTALEFGLATCPQTSIAMYPDIIRETLQIDEDKIIVMGLALGYPDNEAHINKLRMPRDEVEKFTTFFE; from the coding sequence ATGAATATATCAGAAGCCATAAAACAGAGATTCTCAACAAGAGCTTATCTAAATAAACCTGTAAGCAAAGATGTTATTTACAAAATCCTCGACATAGTGAGATTTTCTCCAAGTGGGCACAATATTCAGCCGTGGGAAGTTGCAGTCGTAATGGGCAAAAAGAAAGAAGAGCTTGCAGAAAAACTTTCGAAAGCAGTAATAGACAGACAAGAGAGACGCTTCGATTATGAGCATTACACAAAAAACCTACCACCAAAACTAAAAGAGAGACACAACACCTGCAACAGGCTCATATTCGAGCATAAAAATATAGACCCAAAAAAGGACAAAGAGAAGCTGCTTGAACATATACTTCAAAACTTTAAATTCTTTGATGCACCCGTTGAGCTTATCCTCATGACATACAAAGGTATTGGCGCTGCTGCACTTTTAGACATAGGCATATTCGCTCAATCCATAATGTTGACTGCTTTGGAGTTTGGCCTTGCCACATGCCCACAAACATCGATTGCAATGTATCCAGACATAATAAGGGAAACTCTACAGATAGATGAAGATAAAATCATAGTTATGGGATTGGCTTTGGGCTATCCAGACAATGAAGCACACATAAATAAACTGAGAATGCCAAGAGACGAAGTTGAAAAATTTACCACATTCTTTGAGTAA
- a CDS encoding bifunctional riboflavin kinase/FAD synthetase, translating to MRIIRDIYKPCNIERTVVALGNFDGIHKGHQQLIKQTIKLAEKLNATPSLFTFYPHPIKIIKNLNEPFLIQTFKEKAKIVESLGIETIICARFSKEFADMQPESFVRDILIKNLNVCGVCVGHDYTFGKEGKGNTKLLKELAAKYNFEAIVIPPVKIDGIIVSSTKIREFLRNGEIERANLFLGRRYSISGIVKEGDRRGTSLGFPTANIYPHNDIMLPNGVYATFVYIDSKKHKAAVNVGINPTFKGKIKHIEAHIFDFSGNIYGKKIRIEFVKFIREERRFKRIDDLLKQIKEDIKIIKSVLGEEDGF from the coding sequence ATGAGAATAATCAGAGATATTTACAAACCGTGTAATATAGAAAGAACTGTCGTTGCGCTTGGCAACTTCGACGGCATACACAAGGGACATCAGCAGCTTATAAAACAGACGATAAAATTGGCAGAAAAGCTAAATGCAACGCCATCTCTTTTTACATTCTATCCACACCCGATAAAGATTATAAAAAATTTAAACGAGCCATTTCTCATACAAACATTCAAAGAGAAGGCAAAAATTGTTGAAAGCTTAGGCATAGAGACGATTATCTGTGCTCGTTTCAGTAAAGAGTTTGCAGATATGCAACCAGAATCCTTTGTAAGAGATATACTGATAAAAAATTTAAATGTTTGCGGCGTTTGTGTTGGACATGATTACACATTCGGCAAGGAAGGTAAAGGAAACACAAAACTCTTAAAAGAGCTTGCTGCAAAATACAATTTCGAAGCCATCGTAATCCCGCCTGTAAAGATAGATGGCATCATTGTCAGTTCAACCAAAATTAGGGAATTTTTAAGAAACGGCGAGATAGAGAGAGCAAACCTGTTCTTGGGCAGAAGATACTCAATCTCTGGTATAGTAAAGGAAGGTGATAGGCGTGGCACAAGTCTTGGCTTTCCAACAGCAAACATATATCCACACAACGATATAATGCTGCCAAATGGCGTCTATGCAACATTTGTCTATATAGATTCAAAAAAACACAAAGCTGCTGTAAATGTTGGTATAAATCCAACCTTTAAAGGAAAAATCAAACATATAGAAGCCCACATATTCGACTTTTCTGGCAATATTTACGGTAAAAAGATAAGAATAGAGTTTGTAAAGTTTATAAGAGAAGAGAGAAGATTCAAAAGAATAGACGACCTTTTAAAACAGATAAAAGAAGATATAAAAATAATAAAATCGGTTTTAGGTGAAGAAGATGGTTTTTGA
- the recG gene encoding ATP-dependent DNA helicase RecG has translation MEKETALAVLGKLESKLFEALFNHDRQNIKKLAKKEESIIKSSKAADWLLSDIETLSLSKPTLKKLKEKEILTIYDLLNLKPLRVENYSLVNPKEIKYSRFCAIKGAVLSKESRKRVFTVILNSNGLHIRCFWFNLTPYLKKMLSSIKLGDIVVCSGKLQIDGFIKQFHHPHIEKEENFKESIKVVYPSIGIRNSNLQNIIEKALQSAPKEPFEYLPYNIILKNRIVMLNEFYKKLHTEGETEGIVHRFKYEELFFLILALELQKKRVKTQKALTINVDKNFLKQIEENLPFELTKDQKKATNEILSDLAKDKPMLRLLQGDVGCGKTIVALISGLAALKNGYQIAIMTPTQPLATQFFQQAKKLYEKYGFSVEILLSHTKNKKEIYNRLKDGKIDCIVGTHALIQDEVEFKNLGFIVIDEQHRFGVEQRKNLSNKGTFPHTLIMSATPIPRTLSMILYSNGELSTIREKPAGRREIKNLHFFKRDREKAYKIAIEEIKKSHQVYVIAPLIEESEHFEELKAAEELFNELKDGYLKGTRIALLHGKLPPQQKEEIINQFKNGKIDCLVSTTVIEVGIDSPNATVIIIENAERFGLAQLHQLRGRIGRSNLESFAIFITDENLSENAQKRIDAILKTNDGFEIAKLDLKLRGTGEILGTRQHGRDLVYTDILKDIELIKKVKRDVEFLIEKNYPLNEGLIKMLRYKWEERLNYIKVV, from the coding sequence ATGGAGAAAGAAACTGCCTTAGCCGTTCTTGGAAAGTTAGAAAGCAAGCTATTTGAAGCCCTATTCAATCATGACAGGCAAAACATAAAGAAACTTGCAAAAAAAGAAGAGAGCATAATAAAAAGCTCAAAGGCAGCAGATTGGCTTTTAAGCGACATAGAAACGCTCTCCTTAAGCAAACCAACTTTAAAAAAGCTCAAAGAGAAAGAAATACTTACAATTTATGACCTTTTAAACCTAAAACCGCTGAGAGTTGAAAACTACTCTCTTGTAAACCCAAAAGAGATAAAATATTCAAGATTTTGCGCAATAAAGGGCGCGGTTTTATCAAAAGAGAGCAGAAAAAGGGTATTTACTGTAATTCTAAATTCAAACGGCTTGCATATCAGGTGCTTCTGGTTCAATTTAACGCCATATTTGAAAAAGATGCTCTCTTCCATAAAGCTTGGAGATATTGTCGTCTGTTCTGGTAAACTTCAGATAGATGGCTTTATAAAACAGTTTCACCATCCACACATCGAAAAAGAAGAAAACTTCAAAGAGTCAATAAAGGTTGTCTATCCTTCCATAGGCATAAGAAACTCAAACCTTCAAAACATTATAGAAAAAGCCCTTCAGTCTGCACCAAAAGAGCCTTTTGAGTATTTGCCTTACAATATCATTTTGAAAAACAGGATTGTAATGTTAAACGAGTTTTACAAAAAGCTGCATACAGAAGGTGAAACAGAAGGGATAGTTCACAGATTTAAATACGAAGAACTCTTCTTTCTCATTCTTGCTTTAGAGCTTCAGAAAAAAAGAGTAAAAACACAGAAAGCACTCACAATAAATGTCGATAAAAACTTTTTAAAACAGATAGAAGAGAACTTACCGTTTGAATTAACAAAAGACCAGAAAAAGGCGACAAATGAGATACTCTCCGACTTAGCAAAAGATAAGCCCATGTTGAGACTGCTTCAGGGCGATGTTGGATGCGGCAAAACCATTGTGGCTTTGATAAGCGGACTTGCAGCCTTAAAAAATGGCTATCAAATAGCAATCATGACACCGACACAACCATTGGCAACCCAATTCTTTCAGCAGGCAAAAAAACTTTACGAAAAATACGGCTTTTCGGTTGAGATACTTTTGAGTCATACAAAAAACAAAAAAGAGATATACAACAGACTAAAAGATGGCAAGATAGACTGTATTGTTGGAACCCATGCATTAATTCAAGATGAAGTTGAGTTTAAAAACTTGGGTTTTATAGTAATAGATGAGCAACATAGATTTGGTGTCGAGCAGAGAAAAAACCTATCAAACAAAGGAACATTCCCACATACATTGATAATGAGTGCAACACCCATACCACGAACACTCTCAATGATTTTATACTCAAACGGTGAGCTATCAACGATAAGAGAGAAACCAGCAGGCAGAAGAGAGATAAAAAACCTGCATTTCTTCAAAAGAGACAGAGAAAAGGCGTATAAAATAGCAATCGAAGAGATAAAAAAATCCCATCAGGTTTATGTGATAGCACCGTTAATTGAAGAGAGCGAACATTTTGAAGAGCTAAAAGCAGCAGAAGAGCTGTTTAACGAGCTAAAAGATGGCTATCTAAAGGGAACAAGAATAGCACTTCTGCATGGAAAACTTCCACCACAACAGAAGGAAGAGATAATAAATCAATTCAAAAATGGCAAAATAGACTGTCTTGTGAGCACGACGGTAATAGAAGTGGGTATAGATTCACCTAACGCAACGGTTATAATTATAGAAAATGCTGAACGCTTTGGCCTTGCCCAACTTCATCAGTTAAGGGGGCGTATAGGCAGAAGCAACCTTGAGAGCTTTGCAATATTTATAACGGATGAAAATCTATCAGAAAACGCCCAAAAACGCATCGATGCTATACTAAAAACAAACGACGGCTTTGAGATAGCAAAATTAGACCTTAAACTGCGTGGAACAGGCGAGATTCTCGGCACAAGACAACACGGAAGAGACCTTGTATATACGGATATTCTGAAGGACATAGAACTGATAAAAAAGGTAAAAAGGGATGTTGAGTTCTTAATAGAAAAAAACTACCCATTAAATGAAGGATTGATTAAAATGTTAAGGTATAAATGGGAAGAGAGATTAAATTACATAAAGGTGGTGTAA
- the amrS gene encoding AmmeMemoRadiSam system radical SAM enzyme: MKEAYLYEKLEDKKVQCNLCAFRCKINEDKVGVCDVRKNIDGTLYSLVYGKTVAKAVDPIEKKPLYHFLPGTLSYSIATVGCNFRCLYCQNWQISMYPKIYEGKIVGDDYPPEKVVEDALRTGCKSIAYTYTEPTVFFEYAIDTARIAKDKGLKNIFVTNGYMTKEAIDMMDGLIDAANVDLKSFSDAFYLQICGGARVKHVLDSIEYMKSKGIWVEVTTLIIPNANDDPAELMQIAEHIKSIDPAIPWHVSRFHPAYQFDNVEPTPISVVKNVRQIGLSMGLKYVYVGNIGADEGEHTYCPNCGALLIARYGFEVVSNSIKDGKCPKCGEKIDIVES, from the coding sequence ATGAAAGAAGCCTATCTGTATGAGAAACTTGAAGATAAAAAGGTTCAATGTAATCTCTGTGCTTTCAGGTGCAAGATAAACGAAGACAAAGTCGGTGTATGTGATGTAAGAAAGAATATTGACGGCACACTTTATTCACTCGTCTATGGCAAAACAGTGGCAAAAGCCGTTGACCCAATAGAGAAAAAACCACTCTATCACTTTTTGCCCGGAACACTCTCATACTCCATTGCAACAGTTGGATGCAACTTTAGATGCTTATACTGCCAAAATTGGCAAATAAGTATGTACCCAAAAATATACGAAGGCAAGATTGTTGGCGATGATTATCCACCAGAAAAGGTTGTTGAAGATGCATTAAGAACAGGCTGCAAATCGATAGCATACACATACACAGAACCAACGGTTTTTTTCGAATATGCCATCGATACTGCAAGAATAGCAAAAGATAAGGGCTTAAAAAACATCTTTGTAACGAACGGCTATATGACAAAAGAAGCAATTGACATGATGGATGGTTTGATTGATGCTGCAAATGTGGACCTAAAATCGTTCTCTGACGCTTTTTATCTGCAGATATGTGGCGGAGCAAGAGTTAAACATGTGCTTGATTCCATCGAATACATGAAATCAAAAGGCATCTGGGTTGAAGTAACAACGCTAATCATCCCTAATGCGAATGATGACCCGGCAGAGCTTATGCAGATAGCAGAGCATATAAAAAGCATAGACCCTGCCATCCCTTGGCATGTCAGCAGATTCCATCCAGCTTATCAGTTTGACAATGTCGAGCCAACTCCCATAAGTGTTGTTAAAAATGTCAGACAAATCGGCCTATCAATGGGTTTAAAATATGTCTATGTGGGCAACATAGGAGCAGATGAAGGCGAGCATACATACTGCCCGAACTGTGGCGCTCTTCTAATAGCACGATACGGCTTTGAAGTTGTATCAAACTCTATAAAAGACGGAAAATGCCCAAAGTGTGGCGAAAAAATAGACATTGTGGAGAGCTAA
- the prfA gene encoding peptide chain release factor 1, translating into MLKEKLKEIEEKYSQIEAQLSDPNIINDMEKYKNLSGELKKLTPIVEKAKEYNELLKQIEENEELLEDEELKELAKEELKTLKERLPELEKEIKLLLLPKDEADEKDVILEIRAGTGGEEAALFAADLFRMYSRFAEKKGFKVEVLSKSLSDTGGIKEIVAEIKGKGAYSLFKHESGTHRVQRIPITESQGRIHTSAATVAVLPEAEDIDVEIKPEDLRIDVFRASGHGGQHVNTTDSAVRITHLPTGIVVSCQDEKSQLKNKEKAMKILKSRLYDFYRRQKEEEIAQQRRSQIGSGDRSERIRTYNFPQGRVTDHRINLTLYKLDSIMEGELDELIEALIVDEQARKLKESGM; encoded by the coding sequence ATGCTTAAAGAAAAGCTCAAAGAGATAGAAGAGAAATACAGCCAGATAGAAGCACAGCTTTCAGACCCAAACATAATAAACGACATGGAAAAATATAAAAATTTAAGCGGCGAGCTAAAAAAGTTAACACCAATCGTTGAGAAGGCAAAAGAGTACAACGAGCTTTTAAAACAGATAGAAGAAAACGAAGAGCTGCTTGAAGATGAAGAGCTAAAAGAGTTGGCAAAAGAAGAGCTAAAAACATTAAAAGAGAGACTGCCAGAGTTAGAAAAAGAGATAAAACTTTTACTTCTGCCAAAGGATGAAGCAGACGAAAAGGATGTTATTTTAGAAATCAGAGCGGGAACAGGCGGAGAAGAAGCAGCACTGTTTGCAGCTGATTTATTTAGAATGTATTCAAGATTTGCCGAAAAGAAGGGCTTTAAGGTTGAAGTTTTGAGCAAAAGCCTATCAGACACAGGCGGAATAAAGGAGATAGTTGCAGAGATAAAGGGCAAAGGCGCTTATTCCCTATTTAAGCATGAAAGTGGCACACATAGGGTTCAAAGAATTCCTATAACAGAATCTCAAGGCAGAATACACACATCTGCAGCAACAGTTGCAGTCTTACCAGAAGCAGAAGATATAGATGTTGAAATAAAACCAGAAGATTTAAGAATAGATGTGTTTAGAGCAAGTGGACATGGCGGACAGCATGTAAATACGACAGATTCGGCTGTCAGAATTACGCATTTGCCAACAGGTATTGTTGTAAGTTGTCAGGATGAGAAATCTCAGCTTAAAAACAAAGAGAAAGCAATGAAAATCCTAAAATCAAGACTCTATGATTTTTACAGACGGCAAAAGGAAGAAGAGATAGCTCAACAGAGAAGAAGCCAAATCGGTTCGGGTGATAGGTCAGAACGCATAAGAACATACAACTTCCCGCAGGGCAGAGTTACAGACCACAGGATAAACTTGACACTTTACAAATTGGATAGCATTATGGAAGGCGAGCTGGATGAGTTAATAGAAGCTCTAATTGTTGACGAACAGGCAAGAAAACTAAAAGAGAGCGGTATGTAA
- a CDS encoding phosphoribosyltransferase, which yields MKLLFEEKEIDRRTEELAKKLDKEIEGKENKTVMLYIEKGGKPFFEKLLSKMKSKPILDSIRVKSYAGTQSTGNIEWLKKPSVDLKGKTCIIVDDILDTGRTIKRVKEFMLKNGAEDCKICVAVNKHERREEEIQPDYYLFDLDEGFIVGFGMDYNEQYRELPSIYIMGES from the coding sequence GTGAAGCTGTTGTTTGAAGAGAAAGAGATAGACAGAAGAACCGAAGAGTTAGCAAAAAAATTAGACAAAGAGATTGAAGGCAAAGAGAACAAAACAGTAATGCTTTACATTGAAAAGGGTGGCAAACCTTTTTTTGAAAAACTACTAAGCAAGATGAAGAGTAAGCCGATTTTAGACAGCATTAGGGTAAAAAGCTATGCAGGCACCCAAAGCACAGGCAATATAGAGTGGCTCAAAAAACCATCTGTCGATTTAAAGGGTAAAACCTGCATAATTGTTGACGATATTCTCGATACAGGCAGAACAATAAAGAGAGTCAAAGAATTTATGCTAAAAAACGGAGCAGAGGATTGTAAAATCTGCGTTGCCGTCAACAAACACGAACGCAGAGAAGAAGAGATACAGCCAGACTATTACCTATTTGATTTAGACGAAGGCTTCATCGTTGGATTCGGAATGGATTACAACGAACAGTATAGAGAGCTGCCTTCAATTTACATAATGGGCGAATCTTAA